A region from the uncultured Bacteroides sp. genome encodes:
- a CDS encoding fumarate reductase/succinate dehydrogenase flavoprotein subunit has protein sequence MTKIDSKIPEGPLAEKWSNYKAHQKLVNPANKRRLDIIVVGTGLAGASAAASLGEMGFKVFNFCIQDSPRRAHSIAAQGGINAAKNYQNDGDSVYRLFYDTIKGGDYRSREANVYRLAEVSNAIIDQCVAQGVPFARDYGGTLDNRSFGGAQVSRTFYAKGQTGQQLLLGAYSALSRQVHKGNVKLYTRYEMLDLVVIEGRARGIIARNLVTGQIERFAAHAVVIGTGGYGNTFFLSTNAMASNASVTIQCYKKGAYFANPCYAQIHPTCIPVHGDKQSKLTLMSESLRNDGRIWVPKKLEDAKAIQAGTKKATDIPDEDRDFYLERRYPAFGNLVPRDVASRAAKERCDAGFGVNNTGLAVFLDFKYAIDRLGEDVVRARYGNLFDMYEEITDQNPYKSPMMIFPAIHYTMGGIWVDYELMTSIPGLFAIGECNFSDHGANRLGASALMQGLADGYFVLPYTIQNYLADQIQVPRFSTDLPEFVETEKAVTEKINKIKAVNGKHSVDSIHKKLGHIMWDFVGMGRTKESLQKALDGIKEVKKDFWANVRIPGEVNELNVELEKALRLADFIEVGMLMAFDGLNREESCGGHFREEYQTPEGEALRDDENFSYVACWKYSGEDSEPELIKEDLNYQFVKVQTRNYKA, from the coding sequence ATGACTAAGATAGATTCAAAGATTCCAGAAGGCCCGTTGGCCGAAAAATGGAGTAACTATAAAGCTCATCAGAAACTTGTAAATCCCGCCAACAAGCGTCGTCTTGACATTATTGTTGTAGGTACCGGTTTAGCCGGTGCATCTGCTGCTGCTTCACTGGGTGAAATGGGATTCAAGGTTTTTAACTTCTGCATTCAGGACTCTCCTCGCCGTGCGCACTCTATTGCCGCACAAGGGGGTATTAACGCTGCTAAGAACTATCAGAACGATGGAGACTCTGTCTATCGCTTATTCTATGATACAATAAAAGGGGGCGATTACCGCTCACGTGAAGCCAACGTATACCGATTGGCTGAAGTATCCAATGCCATCATTGATCAATGTGTGGCTCAGGGTGTTCCTTTCGCACGCGATTACGGTGGCACGCTTGATAACCGCTCTTTCGGTGGTGCTCAGGTATCCCGTACATTCTATGCTAAAGGCCAGACAGGGCAGCAATTGCTATTGGGTGCTTATTCGGCACTTAGCCGCCAGGTTCACAAAGGGAATGTGAAACTCTATACCCGCTACGAAATGCTTGATCTTGTGGTTATTGAAGGTCGTGCCCGTGGTATTATTGCCCGCAACCTCGTTACCGGACAGATTGAACGCTTTGCTGCTCATGCAGTCGTTATCGGTACAGGCGGTTACGGTAATACCTTTTTCCTCTCTACGAATGCAATGGCTTCTAATGCATCTGTAACGATTCAATGCTATAAAAAAGGTGCTTACTTTGCCAACCCTTGCTACGCACAAATTCACCCTACTTGTATTCCCGTTCACGGTGACAAGCAATCTAAATTAACCTTGATGTCTGAGTCTCTTCGTAACGATGGGCGCATTTGGGTTCCCAAAAAGCTGGAAGACGCCAAAGCCATTCAGGCAGGAACGAAGAAAGCAACAGACATTCCGGATGAGGACCGTGATTTCTATCTCGAACGCCGTTATCCGGCATTTGGTAATCTTGTGCCACGCGACGTTGCGTCTCGTGCAGCAAAAGAACGTTGCGATGCAGGTTTCGGAGTAAATAACACAGGCTTGGCTGTATTTCTTGATTTTAAATATGCAATTGATCGCTTGGGTGAAGATGTTGTTCGTGCCCGTTACGGCAACTTATTCGATATGTACGAGGAGATCACAGATCAGAATCCGTATAAATCACCGATGATGATTTTCCCTGCTATCCATTACACAATGGGTGGAATCTGGGTTGATTACGAATTGATGACTTCTATTCCCGGTTTATTTGCTATTGGAGAATGTAACTTCTCCGATCACGGAGCTAATCGTTTAGGTGCTTCTGCTTTGATGCAGGGTTTAGCCGACGGATATTTCGTGTTACCTTATACTATCCAGAATTATCTTGCAGACCAAATTCAGGTTCCTCGTTTCTCAACGGATCTTCCTGAATTTGTAGAAACAGAAAAAGCTGTTACCGAGAAAATTAACAAGATTAAAGCTGTTAACGGTAAACATTCTGTTGACTCTATCCATAAGAAGTTGGGTCACATTATGTGGGATTTTGTAGGAATGGGCCGCACGAAAGAATCTTTGCAAAAAGCTCTTGATGGTATTAAAGAGGTGAAGAAGGACTTCTGGGCAAACGTACGCATTCCGGGTGAGGTAAACGAACTGAACGTGGAATTAGAAAAAGCTCTTCGCTTGGCAGATTTCATTGAAGTAGGTATGTTGATGGCTTTCGACGGACTGAATCGTGAAGAATCTTGCGGGGGTCACTTCCGTGAAGAATATCAAACTCCGGAAGGTGAAGCTCTTCGTGATGATGAAAACTTCTCGTATGTAGCTTGCTGGAAATACAGCGGCGAAGATTCTGAACCGGAATTGATTAAAGAAGATTTAAACTACCAGTTTGTGAAGGTACAAACCCGCAACTATAAAGCATAA
- a CDS encoding succinate dehydrogenase/fumarate reductase iron-sulfur subunit, with translation MEKNISFTLKVWRQKGSKAKGAFETYPMKDISGDTSFLEMLDILNEDLINEGKEPIVFDHDCREGICGMCSLYINGHPHGPATGVTTCQMYMRRFNDGDTITVEPWRSAGFPVIRDLMVDRSAFDGIMQAGGYVSINTGAPQDANAILISKEIADEAMDSASCIGCGACVAACKNGSAMLFISAKVSQLSLLPQGKVEAARRTKAMIAKMDELGFGNCTNTRACEAECPKNISISNIARLNREFISAKLKD, from the coding sequence ATGGAAAAAAATATATCATTCACGCTTAAGGTATGGCGCCAAAAAGGGTCTAAAGCAAAAGGGGCTTTTGAAACATACCCAATGAAGGACATTTCCGGAGATACTTCATTTCTTGAAATGCTCGACATCCTGAACGAAGATCTTATCAACGAAGGGAAAGAACCGATTGTATTCGATCACGACTGCCGCGAAGGTATCTGTGGCATGTGCTCTCTTTACATCAACGGACATCCCCACGGACCTGCTACCGGTGTTACTACCTGCCAAATGTACATGCGTCGGTTTAATGATGGCGACACCATTACCGTAGAACCTTGGCGTTCGGCCGGATTCCCTGTAATCCGTGATTTAATGGTAGACCGCTCTGCTTTTGACGGAATTATGCAGGCTGGTGGATACGTTAGCATTAACACTGGCGCTCCTCAAGATGCAAATGCTATCTTGATTTCAAAGGAAATTGCCGATGAGGCCATGGATTCTGCCTCTTGCATTGGTTGTGGTGCTTGTGTGGCTGCCTGCAAAAACGGTTCTGCCATGCTCTTTATTTCTGCTAAAGTAAGTCAGTTATCTCTTCTTCCTCAAGGAAAAGTAGAGGCTGCACGACGCACAAAGGCTATGATCGCCAAAATGGACGAACTCGGCTTTGGTAACTGTACCAACACACGTGCTTGTGAAGCAGAATGCCCAAAGAATATTTCTATCAGCAACATTGCTCGTTTGAATCGTGAATTTATCTCTGCTAAGTTAAAAGACTAA
- the dprA gene encoding DNA-processing protein DprA — MSDEERIYSIALTQVPGIGPIWACNLINAVGDAVSVFKRRGELPQLMKGATSRIVQALDCPQALQRAEKEYEFIVKNNIRCLTINEEAYPCRMRECDDAPIVLFYKGNAELNALRTINMVGTRNATDYGKQICLRFLNELSEQVPDVLVVSGLAYGIDIHAHRAALANNLSTVGVLAHGFDRIYPSVHRKTAVDMLAKGGLLTEFLTETNPDKHNFVSRNRIVAGICDATIVVESAAKGGSLITADIAESYHRDCFAFPGRVNDIYSVGCNQLIRDNKAILIQSAEDFVRAMCWDAELHPSKGENVQRLLFPDLNDEEQLVVSLLEKGDQQINTLVVTTDIPVHKMNSILFELEMKGVIRVLAGGMYQLLG; from the coding sequence ATGAGTGACGAAGAGCGTATCTACAGCATAGCACTTACACAAGTGCCGGGCATTGGCCCTATATGGGCCTGCAATTTGATTAATGCGGTCGGAGATGCCGTTAGTGTATTTAAGCGGCGAGGAGAGTTGCCGCAATTGATGAAAGGAGCTACTTCACGCATTGTACAGGCATTAGATTGTCCGCAAGCATTGCAACGTGCAGAGAAAGAATATGAGTTCATCGTAAAAAATAATATCCGGTGTCTGACTATTAATGAAGAGGCATATCCATGTCGCATGCGCGAATGTGACGATGCACCGATCGTTCTTTTTTATAAAGGAAATGCAGAGTTGAATGCATTACGAACAATAAATATGGTGGGTACCCGAAATGCAACAGATTATGGAAAACAGATTTGTCTTCGTTTTCTAAATGAATTGAGCGAACAGGTACCCGATGTACTTGTTGTGAGCGGCTTGGCTTATGGCATTGACATCCATGCGCACCGGGCAGCTCTGGCCAATAATTTATCTACAGTGGGTGTTTTGGCTCACGGCTTCGATCGTATTTATCCTTCTGTGCACAGAAAAACGGCGGTAGATATGTTGGCTAAGGGTGGCTTACTCACCGAATTTCTTACTGAGACGAATCCTGATAAACATAACTTCGTGAGCCGAAACAGAATTGTTGCAGGTATTTGCGATGCTACAATTGTGGTAGAATCTGCCGCTAAAGGTGGTTCTTTGATTACAGCAGATATTGCGGAAAGTTATCATCGCGATTGTTTTGCTTTTCCGGGACGGGTAAACGATATCTATTCTGTGGGTTGTAATCAATTGATCCGAGACAATAAAGCTATACTCATTCAGTCGGCTGAGGATTTTGTGCGTGCCATGTGCTGGGATGCGGAGTTGCATCCTTCAAAAGGCGAGAACGTTCAACGACTTCTATTTCCCGATCTGAATGATGAAGAGCAATTAGTCGTTTCTTTATTGGAAAAGGGAGATCAACAAATCAATACGCTCGTGGTGACTACTGATATTCCTGTACACAAAATGAATTCGATCTTGTTTGAGCTTGAAATGAAAGGTGTTATACGTGTATTGGCGGGAGGTATGTATCAGTTACTTGGATAG
- a CDS encoding acyl-CoA thioesterase codes for MDKYIYELTLKVRDYECDLQGIVNNSNYQHYLEHTRHEFLITAGVSFASLHEQSIDPVVARIGIAFKTPLKSGDEFVSKLYLRKEGIKYVFYQDIFRKSDGKVVVKATVETVCLVNGRLAQSELFDRIFTPYLTL; via the coding sequence ATGGATAAATACATTTATGAATTAACCCTGAAGGTGCGCGATTATGAATGCGATTTGCAGGGAATAGTCAATAATTCCAATTATCAGCATTATTTGGAGCATACGCGCCATGAATTTTTGATTACTGCGGGAGTTAGCTTTGCCAGTTTGCATGAACAAAGCATTGATCCGGTAGTGGCACGTATCGGCATTGCATTTAAGACTCCGCTAAAGAGTGGAGACGAGTTCGTTTCTAAACTCTACCTCCGAAAAGAGGGCATTAAGTATGTGTTTTACCAAGACATTTTTCGGAAGAGCGACGGCAAAGTGGTTGTTAAGGCAACAGTCGAAACCGTATGTTTGGTTAATGGACGTCTTGCGCAGAGTGAGCTCTTCGACCGCATATTTACTCCATACCTGACATTATGA
- a CDS encoding peptidase U32 family protein — MIKDFEIMAPVGSRESLAAAIQAGADSIYFGIENLNMRSRSSNTFTVDDLREIAKTCDEHGMKSYLTVNTIIYDNDLTLMRTIVDAAKEAGISAVIAADVAVMNYARTIGQEVHLSTQLNISNVEALKFYALFADVVVLARELSMEQVAEIYRQIKEENICGPNGELIRIEMFCHGALCMAVSGKCYLSLHEMNSSANRGACMQICRRAYTVHDKDTDVELEVDNQYIMSPKDLKTIHFMNKMMDAGVRVFKIEGRARGPEYVRTVVECYKEAIQACLDKTFTDEKILAWDGRLQTVFNRGFWDGYYLGQRLGEWSKNYGSEATEKKVYVGKGIRYFSNIGVAEFLVEAAEVKVGDKLLVTGPTTGAVFVTLDEARVDLKPVDVVKQGERFSFKIADKIRPSDKLFKLVSSEELKASKKAK; from the coding sequence ATGATAAAAGACTTCGAAATAATGGCTCCCGTCGGTTCGCGGGAGTCGCTCGCCGCTGCTATTCAGGCGGGAGCAGACTCAATCTATTTTGGTATTGAGAACTTAAACATGCGTTCACGTTCATCGAACACGTTTACGGTAGACGATCTGCGTGAAATAGCCAAAACGTGCGATGAACACGGAATGAAGAGCTACCTTACTGTAAATACAATTATCTACGATAACGATCTGACATTAATGCGTACCATTGTTGATGCGGCAAAGGAAGCCGGTATATCTGCGGTTATTGCGGCGGATGTAGCGGTAATGAACTATGCCCGCACGATCGGTCAGGAGGTGCACCTCTCTACGCAGCTAAACATCTCAAATGTGGAAGCGCTAAAGTTCTATGCCTTGTTTGCCGATGTGGTAGTGCTTGCCCGTGAGCTCAGTATGGAACAAGTGGCGGAAATCTATCGCCAGATAAAAGAAGAGAATATTTGTGGCCCGAATGGTGAGCTGATTCGTATTGAAATGTTCTGTCACGGAGCACTTTGTATGGCGGTGTCGGGCAAATGCTACCTCTCTTTGCATGAGATGAACAGCTCGGCCAATCGCGGCGCATGCATGCAAATATGCAGGCGTGCTTATACCGTGCACGATAAGGATACGGATGTGGAGTTAGAAGTAGACAATCAGTATATCATGTCGCCTAAAGATTTGAAAACCATTCATTTTATGAATAAGATGATGGATGCGGGAGTGCGAGTATTTAAGATAGAAGGCCGTGCTCGCGGACCGGAATATGTACGCACGGTAGTGGAGTGTTATAAGGAGGCTATTCAGGCTTGCTTAGACAAAACGTTTACCGACGAAAAAATACTCGCTTGGGACGGTCGTTTGCAAACGGTCTTTAATCGTGGTTTCTGGGATGGATATTACTTGGGACAACGCTTGGGCGAATGGAGCAAGAATTACGGTTCGGAGGCTACCGAAAAGAAAGTTTACGTGGGCAAGGGCATCCGATATTTCAGTAACATTGGTGTGGCGGAGTTTCTTGTTGAAGCTGCCGAGGTCAAAGTAGGTGATAAGCTACTGGTTACCGGGCCTACTACCGGCGCGGTGTTTGTTACGCTGGATGAAGCCCGGGTCGATTTGAAGCCTGTGGATGTAGTGAAACAAGGCGAACGTTTTTCATTTAAGATTGCTGATAAGATCCGCCCTAGCGATAAGTTATTCAAATTGGTTTCTTCAGAGGAACTGAAGGCTTCTAAAAAGGCAAAATAG
- the dusB gene encoding tRNA dihydrouridine synthase DusB: MKIGNIELGNQPVFLAPMEDVTDPAFRLMCKKFGADMVYTEFISSDALIRFVNKTTEKLTICDEERPVAIQIYGRETDAMVDAARIVEEANPNILDINFGCPVKKVAGKGAGSGMLQNVPKMLEITRAVVDSVKIPVTVKTRLGWDADHKIIVELAEQLQDCGIAALTIHGRTRAQMYSGEADWGLIGEVKNNPRMHIPIIGNGDVTSAQRAKECFDRYGVDAVMIGRGSIGRPWIFKEVKHYLKTGEELPSLSFEWKMQVLREEVLSSVARLDERRGIVHIRRHLAATPLFKGIPNFRETRIAMLRTESVKELFEIFDTITPPEEVTSITLD, from the coding sequence ATGAAAATAGGAAACATAGAATTAGGTAATCAACCCGTATTTTTGGCACCAATGGAAGACGTAACCGACCCCGCTTTCCGCCTGATGTGCAAGAAATTCGGAGCCGATATGGTCTATACCGAGTTCATTTCGAGCGATGCACTGATACGTTTTGTTAACAAGACTACCGAAAAGCTTACTATCTGCGATGAAGAGCGCCCTGTGGCTATCCAGATATACGGCAGAGAGACCGATGCAATGGTGGATGCGGCGCGAATTGTAGAAGAAGCCAATCCTAACATACTCGATATCAACTTTGGCTGTCCGGTTAAGAAGGTAGCCGGAAAAGGAGCGGGTTCGGGCATGTTACAAAATGTGCCGAAGATGTTAGAGATAACACGTGCGGTAGTCGATTCCGTAAAAATACCCGTTACCGTTAAAACCCGCCTTGGTTGGGATGCTGATCACAAAATCATTGTGGAATTGGCCGAACAACTACAAGATTGCGGCATTGCTGCGCTAACCATACACGGGCGTACACGTGCGCAAATGTATAGCGGAGAAGCAGATTGGGGCCTGATTGGCGAAGTGAAAAACAATCCACGCATGCACATACCTATCATTGGTAATGGCGATGTCACCTCGGCACAACGCGCCAAGGAGTGTTTCGACCGTTATGGGGTAGATGCTGTAATGATTGGGCGAGGCAGTATCGGCCGTCCGTGGATATTCAAAGAGGTGAAACATTATCTGAAAACAGGTGAAGAGCTCCCATCCCTCTCTTTTGAATGGAAAATGCAAGTACTGCGCGAAGAAGTTTTGAGTAGTGTAGCCCGACTGGACGAACGGCGTGGCATTGTTCACATCCGCCGTCATCTGGCCGCCACCCCATTATTTAAAGGCATTCCTAACTTCCGCGAAACACGCATTGCGATGCTACGTACAGAATCGGTAAAAGAACTTTTTGAGATATTCGACACCATAACTCCACCGGAAGAAGTTACATCCATCACTTTAGACTAA
- a CDS encoding phosphatase PAP2 family protein, with the protein MALDLFKKVDTRKGLFAVEKVTLIYNLLTSILILFMFQRMDHPLTMLRDRGVIVVATFLLMHLYRLAPCKFTAFVRMAVQMSLLSYWYPDTFEFNRFFPNLDHLFASAEQWIFGCQPAVLFSRYLPQMWVSEPFNLGYFSYYPMILIVAMFYFIFRFELFEKLSFVLVTSFFIYYLIYIFLPVAGPQFYFPAIGLDQVMLGHFPAIGDYFNHHVELLPGPGYEHGFFYNLVDASQQVGERPTAAFPSSHVGMSTILMIMAWRGSKKLFAFLVPFYLLLCCATVYIQAHYLIDAIAGFISAFFLYVSATWMFERWFAVPMFK; encoded by the coding sequence ATGGCTCTAGATTTATTCAAAAAAGTAGACACTCGCAAAGGGCTGTTTGCCGTAGAGAAGGTGACACTAATATATAATTTGTTAACCTCAATCTTGATACTTTTCATGTTTCAACGGATGGATCATCCGTTGACTATGCTGCGAGACCGTGGGGTTATAGTTGTTGCTACTTTTTTGCTAATGCATCTTTACCGACTGGCTCCATGCAAATTTACCGCTTTTGTGCGAATGGCCGTTCAAATGAGTTTGCTTTCCTATTGGTATCCCGATACATTTGAGTTCAATCGTTTCTTTCCGAACCTCGATCATCTGTTTGCTTCGGCAGAACAATGGATATTCGGTTGCCAACCGGCAGTTCTTTTTAGCCGTTACCTCCCCCAAATGTGGGTTAGCGAGCCCTTTAATCTTGGTTACTTTTCGTATTATCCTATGATTTTGATTGTAGCTATGTTCTACTTCATCTTCAGGTTTGAGCTTTTCGAGAAGTTGTCATTTGTATTAGTTACTTCGTTTTTTATTTATTACCTGATTTACATTTTTCTTCCTGTGGCCGGTCCGCAATTTTACTTTCCGGCCATTGGACTTGATCAAGTAATGCTGGGTCATTTTCCAGCAATCGGCGATTATTTTAATCATCATGTGGAGTTACTTCCGGGCCCCGGATATGAGCACGGATTCTTTTATAACTTAGTGGACGCTTCTCAGCAAGTGGGCGAACGTCCTACGGCAGCTTTCCCAAGTTCACATGTTGGCATGTCTACAATACTGATGATTATGGCATGGCGTGGAAGCAAAAAGCTTTTTGCTTTTCTTGTCCCGTTTTATCTTTTGCTTTGTTGCGCCACCGTTTATATACAAGCACATTACCTTATTGATGCTATTGCTGGCTTTATTTCGGCCTTCTTTTTATATGTATCGGCAACCTGGATGTTTGAACGGTGGTTTGCAGTGCCAATGTTTAAGTAG
- a CDS encoding NAD(P)-dependent oxidoreductase yields MSSILVTGASGFIGSFIVEEALKRKFSVWAGVRSSSSREYLQEQGLNFIELDFGHPDRLRAQLLAYRKNASSGFDYVVHCAGVTKCVDKKDFDRVNYLQTKNFVDMLVELDMTPEQFIHISTLSVFGPIRESDYSPIKEEDVPMPNTAYGFSKLKAERYIQGLAGFPYVIYRPTGVYGPREKDYFLMAKSIRKHVDFSVGFKRQDLTFIYVRDIVQAVFLGIEKKVSRRVYFLSDNKVYDSRIFSDLIQKELGVHFVIHIKCPLIVLKVISLLAEFFATLSGKSSTLNSDKFKIMKQRNWQCDITPAVNELGFKPEYDLEKGVKETIAWYKKEGWL; encoded by the coding sequence ATGAGCAGTATTTTAGTTACCGGTGCCAGTGGATTTATTGGTAGCTTTATAGTAGAAGAAGCTTTAAAACGAAAATTTTCGGTCTGGGCGGGAGTCCGCTCTTCCAGTAGCAGAGAATATTTGCAAGAGCAGGGTTTAAACTTTATAGAATTGGATTTTGGTCATCCCGACAGGCTTCGGGCTCAACTCCTTGCTTATAGAAAAAATGCCAGCAGTGGATTCGATTACGTTGTACATTGCGCAGGAGTGACCAAATGTGTTGATAAAAAGGATTTTGACAGAGTAAACTATCTGCAAACAAAAAACTTTGTCGATATGCTTGTGGAACTTGATATGACCCCCGAACAGTTTATACATATCAGTACATTAAGTGTTTTTGGCCCTATTCGCGAAAGCGATTATTCTCCTATTAAGGAGGAAGATGTTCCGATGCCTAACACCGCTTATGGGTTCAGTAAGCTGAAAGCGGAACGTTATATACAGGGACTTGCCGGGTTTCCTTATGTAATTTATCGGCCTACAGGGGTTTACGGTCCGCGTGAAAAAGATTATTTTCTGATGGCAAAGTCTATCAGAAAACATGTTGATTTCTCGGTAGGGTTCAAGAGGCAAGATTTGACGTTTATTTACGTCAGAGATATAGTGCAAGCTGTCTTTTTAGGAATTGAAAAAAAAGTTTCCCGACGAGTTTATTTTTTGTCCGATAATAAGGTGTACGATAGCCGCATTTTCTCGGATCTGATACAAAAAGAATTGGGTGTTCATTTTGTAATACATATAAAATGCCCGTTAATTGTTTTAAAAGTTATATCTTTGCTCGCTGAATTTTTTGCAACCCTCTCTGGAAAGAGCAGTACACTGAATTCGGACAAATTTAAAATAATGAAACAAAGAAACTGGCAGTGTGATATTACTCCGGCAGTCAACGAATTAGGATTCAAACCTGAATATGATTTGGAGAAAGGAGTCAAAGAAACCATTGCTTGGTATAAGAAAGAAGGATGGCTCTAG
- the rnr gene encoding ribonuclease R, with amino-acid sequence MAKNKDKKAGKRMNKKDLANMLMNLFHSKSSEILSFKYIFSELHLATHPLKMLCIDLLNELKEGDYITEVDKNKFRLNDHGTEMTGTFLRKSNGKNSFIPDEGGDPLFIAERNSAHAMNNDKVRIAFYAKRKNHDAEGEVIEILERANDTFVGTLEVAKSYAFLVTENRTLANDIFIPKEKLKGGKTGDKAIVKVTEWPDKAKNPIGQVIDILGKAGDNTTEMHAILAEFGLPYVYPLAVEKAADKIPAEISEEEIALREDFRKVITFTIDPKDAKDFDDALSIRKLKADLWEVGVHIADVSHYVKEDSVIDKEAQKRATSIYLVDRTIPMLPERLCNFICSLRPNEEKLAYSVIFDITEKGEVKSSRVVHTIIKSDRRFTYEEAQQIIETKQGDFRDEVLMMDTIAKVLRQKRFTAGAINFDRYEVKFEIDEKGKPLSVYFKESKDANKLVEEFMLLANRTVAEKIGKVPKGKKAKVLPYRIHDLPDPEKLDNLAQFIARFGYKIRTSGTKSDVSKSINHLLDDIQGKKEENLIETVSIRSMQKARYSTHNIGHYGLAFDYYTHFTSPIRRYPDMMVHRLVTKYLEGGRSASEIKYEDLCEHSSSMEQIAANAERASIKYKQVEFMTERVGQTYDGVISGVTEWGLYVELNENKCEGMIPVRDLGDDYYEFDEKNYCLRGRRKNRIYSLGDAITIKVARANLEKKQLDFALV; translated from the coding sequence ATGGCAAAAAACAAAGATAAAAAAGCCGGCAAACGAATGAATAAGAAAGATTTGGCTAACATGCTAATGAATCTCTTTCATTCTAAATCATCCGAAATACTTAGTTTTAAATATATTTTTTCAGAACTTCATCTTGCTACGCATCCGCTCAAAATGCTCTGCATTGACTTACTCAATGAACTCAAAGAAGGTGATTACATAACTGAAGTAGATAAAAATAAGTTTCGCCTCAACGATCACGGAACAGAAATGACCGGCACTTTTCTACGCAAAAGCAATGGAAAGAACTCATTTATCCCGGATGAAGGCGGAGACCCTCTTTTTATCGCCGAACGAAATTCGGCCCACGCCATGAACAATGATAAAGTGCGTATAGCATTCTATGCCAAGCGCAAAAATCATGATGCAGAAGGTGAAGTCATTGAAATATTGGAGCGTGCCAATGATACTTTTGTAGGAACACTCGAAGTTGCTAAATCATATGCTTTTCTGGTAACTGAAAACCGCACCCTAGCCAACGATATTTTTATACCCAAAGAAAAACTAAAAGGTGGAAAAACCGGCGACAAAGCAATAGTAAAAGTCACTGAATGGCCGGATAAAGCAAAAAATCCCATCGGACAGGTAATAGACATATTAGGCAAAGCCGGAGACAATACAACTGAGATGCATGCTATCCTGGCCGAGTTCGGGCTTCCTTACGTTTACCCTCTGGCTGTAGAAAAGGCGGCAGATAAAATCCCGGCAGAAATATCGGAAGAAGAGATCGCACTCCGCGAAGATTTCCGCAAGGTAATCACTTTCACCATCGACCCGAAAGATGCGAAAGATTTTGATGATGCGTTATCCATACGAAAGCTTAAAGCAGACTTATGGGAAGTGGGAGTGCACATCGCCGATGTATCTCATTACGTAAAAGAAGACAGCGTTATTGATAAAGAAGCCCAAAAACGTGCCACATCGATCTATCTCGTAGATCGTACTATACCGATGCTTCCTGAACGCTTATGCAACTTTATCTGTTCACTTCGTCCCAACGAAGAGAAACTGGCTTATTCTGTTATCTTCGATATCACAGAAAAAGGAGAAGTAAAAAGCTCACGTGTGGTACATACTATTATCAAGTCAGACCGACGTTTTACTTACGAAGAAGCACAGCAAATCATTGAAACAAAGCAAGGAGACTTCAGGGATGAAGTGCTAATGATGGATACTATTGCTAAAGTGCTTCGCCAGAAACGCTTTACGGCCGGAGCTATTAATTTCGATCGTTATGAAGTGAAATTTGAAATTGACGAAAAAGGCAAACCATTAAGCGTATATTTCAAAGAATCAAAAGATGCTAATAAGTTAGTAGAAGAATTTATGCTTTTGGCCAACAGAACAGTGGCCGAAAAGATTGGTAAAGTGCCTAAAGGTAAAAAAGCAAAAGTATTGCCTTACCGTATTCACGACTTACCAGATCCTGAAAAGCTGGATAATTTAGCACAATTTATTGCACGCTTTGGTTATAAAATACGCACAAGCGGTACCAAAAGCGATGTGTCTAAGTCCATTAATCATTTGTTAGACGACATACAAGGAAAGAAAGAAGAAAACCTCATTGAAACCGTTTCTATCCGTTCCATGCAAAAAGCCCGTTACTCTACACATAATATTGGACACTACGGACTGGCTTTCGATTACTATACCCATTTTACTTCTCCCATTCGCCGTTATCCGGATATGATGGTTCATCGTCTTGTTACTAAATACCTTGAAGGCGGACGAAGTGCTTCGGAAATAAAATACGAAGATTTGTGCGAACACAGTTCAAGCATGGAACAAATTGCAGCTAATGCCGAACGTGCTTCTATCAAATACAAACAAGTAGAATTTATGACCGAGCGAGTTGGACAAACCTATGACGGAGTTATTTCGGGAGTAACCGAATGGGGACTTTACGTAGAATTAAACGAAAACAAGTGCGAGGGCATGATTCCGGTTCGTGATTTAGGTGATGATTATTACGAATTTGACGAGAAAAATTATTGTCTTCGCGGGCGGCGTAAAAATCGCATATACAGTTTAGGTGACGCTATCACTATTAAAGTTGCCCGCGCCAATTTAGAGAAAAAGCAACTGGATTTTGCATTAGTATAG